Proteins from a single region of Streptomyces vinaceus:
- a CDS encoding PadR family transcriptional regulator — protein MSRRSGILEFAVLGLLRESPMHGYELRKRLNTSLGVFRAFSYGTLYPCLKTLVANGWLIEEPGNAPEDALATSLAGRRAKIVYRLTAAGKEHFEELLSHTGPDAWEDESFAARFAFFGQTERDVRMRVLEGRRSRLEERLEKMRASLARTRERLDDYTLELQRHGMESVEREVRWLNELIESERAGRDRRNPGPPDETAK, from the coding sequence ATGAGCAGGCGCTCAGGCATCCTCGAGTTCGCCGTCCTCGGCCTGCTCCGCGAATCCCCCATGCACGGGTACGAGCTCCGCAAGCGGCTCAACACCTCACTGGGGGTGTTCCGGGCGTTCAGCTACGGGACGCTCTATCCCTGCCTCAAGACGTTGGTCGCCAACGGCTGGTTGATCGAAGAACCGGGCAACGCCCCGGAAGACGCTCTCGCCACTTCACTCGCAGGGCGCCGCGCCAAGATCGTCTACCGGTTGACGGCAGCGGGTAAGGAGCACTTCGAAGAGCTCCTGTCCCACACGGGCCCCGACGCCTGGGAGGACGAGTCCTTCGCCGCGCGCTTCGCCTTCTTCGGTCAGACCGAACGGGACGTGCGCATGCGGGTCCTGGAGGGCCGCCGCAGCCGGCTGGAGGAGCGCCTGGAGAAGATGCGCGCCTCGCTCGCCCGTACACGGGAGCGGCTCGACGACTACACGCTTGAGCTGCAGCGACACGGCATGGAGTCCGTGGAGCGCGAAGTGCGCTGGCTGAACGAGCTCATCGAGAGTGAGCGGGCGGGACGGGATCGGAGAAACCCCGGTCCGCCCGACGAAACTGCAAAGTGA
- a CDS encoding glycosyltransferase family 87 protein, with protein MTKVHEDPPVLPTQQDEVAAAGSEFLGGPMGRYARLGGHWLTPVRVVALVALGMFALGMVQKLPCYDWAWFRGAGSQYTHACYSDIPHLFSVRGFADGLTPYFDRLPGDMEYLEYPVLTGLFMEVASWLTPGGGSLQHREQMYWMVNAGMLMACTAVIAVCVVRTHRRRPWDALLFALAPAFALTATINWDLLAIALTAAGMLMWSRGRTLLFGVFIGLATAAKLYPVLLLGVLFVLCWRAGKWRAFGSAVLGAAVSWLVVNLPVMLYAWDGWTKFYTFSQERPIDFGSVWLLISQRSGNPLSDANTYATGLTLLLCAGIGLLTLTAPRRPRFAQLAFLVVAAFILANKVYSPQYVLWLIPLAALARPRWRDFLIWQAGEVVYFFGIWLYLAYTTSGDKHQGLPTEGYQVAIAAHLLTTLYLCAVVVRDILLPERDVVRRDGSDDPSGGVLDGAEDVFVLSDAARAPQEAAPSEGQRVAWGTAPRD; from the coding sequence ATGACGAAGGTGCACGAGGACCCGCCCGTACTGCCCACCCAGCAGGACGAGGTCGCCGCGGCCGGCAGCGAGTTCCTCGGCGGCCCGATGGGTCGCTACGCCCGGCTGGGCGGCCACTGGCTGACCCCGGTCCGCGTCGTGGCGCTCGTGGCCCTGGGGATGTTCGCGCTGGGCATGGTGCAGAAGCTGCCCTGCTACGACTGGGCGTGGTTCCGGGGAGCCGGTTCCCAGTACACGCACGCCTGCTACTCCGACATCCCGCACCTGTTCTCCGTGCGCGGCTTCGCCGACGGGCTCACGCCCTACTTCGACCGCCTCCCGGGCGACATGGAGTACCTGGAGTACCCGGTCCTCACCGGCCTCTTCATGGAGGTCGCCTCCTGGCTGACCCCCGGCGGCGGCTCCCTGCAGCACCGCGAGCAGATGTACTGGATGGTCAACGCCGGGATGCTGATGGCCTGCACCGCCGTCATCGCCGTGTGCGTCGTGCGCACCCACCGCCGCCGGCCCTGGGACGCGCTGCTCTTCGCCCTCGCGCCCGCCTTCGCGCTCACCGCGACGATCAACTGGGACCTGCTGGCCATCGCCCTGACCGCCGCGGGAATGCTCATGTGGTCCCGTGGCCGGACCCTGCTCTTCGGCGTCTTCATCGGCCTGGCCACCGCCGCCAAGCTCTACCCCGTCCTCCTGCTCGGCGTGCTGTTCGTGCTGTGCTGGCGGGCCGGGAAGTGGCGGGCGTTCGGCTCCGCCGTCCTCGGTGCGGCGGTCTCCTGGCTCGTGGTGAACCTGCCCGTCATGCTCTACGCCTGGGACGGCTGGACGAAGTTCTACACGTTCAGCCAGGAGCGCCCGATCGACTTCGGCTCCGTGTGGCTGCTGATCTCCCAGCGCTCCGGAAACCCCCTGTCCGACGCCAACACGTACGCGACGGGTCTGACGCTGCTGCTGTGCGCGGGCATCGGCCTGCTGACGCTGACCGCCCCCCGCCGCCCCCGCTTCGCGCAGCTGGCCTTCCTGGTCGTGGCCGCGTTCATCCTGGCCAACAAGGTCTACTCGCCGCAGTACGTGCTCTGGCTCATCCCGCTCGCGGCGCTGGCCCGTCCGCGCTGGCGGGACTTCCTGATCTGGCAGGCCGGCGAGGTCGTGTACTTCTTCGGGATCTGGCTGTACCTCGCCTACACGACCAGCGGGGACAAGCACCAGGGCCTGCCCACGGAGGGCTACCAGGTGGCGATCGCCGCCCACCTGCTGACGACGCTCTACCTGTGCGCGGTCGTCGTCCGCGACATCCTGCTGCCCGAGCGGGACGTCGTTCGCCGCGACGGATCGGACGACCCGTCCGGCGGTGTCCTGGACGGGGCCGAGGACGTGTTCGTGCTGTCGGACGCCGCGAGGGCGCCGCAGGAGGCGGCGCCCTCGGAGGGACAGCGGGTGGCGTGGGGCACGGCCCCCAGGGACTGA
- a CDS encoding inositol-3-phosphate synthase → MGSVRVAIVGVGNCAASLVQGVEYYKDADPAAKVPGLMHVQFGDYHVGDVEFVAAFDVDAKKVGLDLSDAIGASENNTIKICDVPNAGVTVQRGHTLDGLGKYYRMTIEESAETPVDVVQVLKDREVDVLVCYLPVGSEEAAKFYAQCAIDAKVAFVNALPVFIAGTKEWADKFTEAGVPIVGDDIKSQVGATITHRVMAKLFEDRGVRLERTMQLNVGGNMDFKNMLERDRLESKKISKTQAVTSQIPDRELGEKNVHIGPSDYVAWLDDRKWAYVRLEGRAFGDVPLNLEYKLEVWDSPNSAGVIIDALRAAKIAKDRGIGGPILSASSYFMKSPPVQYFDDEAYANVEKFIKGEVER, encoded by the coding sequence ATGGGTTCGGTTCGCGTAGCCATCGTCGGCGTGGGCAACTGCGCCGCCTCGCTGGTGCAGGGCGTCGAGTACTACAAGGACGCCGACCCGGCGGCCAAGGTCCCCGGTCTGATGCACGTCCAGTTCGGCGACTACCACGTGGGTGACGTCGAGTTCGTCGCCGCGTTCGACGTCGACGCGAAGAAGGTCGGCCTCGACCTTTCGGACGCCATCGGCGCCAGCGAGAACAACACCATCAAGATCTGCGACGTCCCCAACGCGGGCGTGACCGTGCAGCGCGGCCACACCCTGGACGGCCTGGGCAAGTACTACCGCATGACGATCGAGGAGTCCGCCGAGACCCCGGTCGACGTGGTCCAGGTCCTCAAGGACCGTGAGGTCGACGTTCTGGTCTGCTACCTGCCCGTCGGTTCCGAGGAAGCGGCGAAGTTCTACGCCCAGTGCGCCATCGACGCCAAGGTCGCCTTCGTCAACGCCCTCCCGGTCTTCATCGCCGGCACCAAGGAGTGGGCCGACAAGTTCACCGAGGCCGGTGTCCCGATCGTCGGCGACGACATCAAGTCGCAGGTCGGCGCCACCATCACGCACCGCGTGATGGCGAAGCTGTTCGAAGACCGCGGTGTCCGTCTTGAGCGCACCATGCAGCTCAACGTCGGCGGCAACATGGACTTCAAGAACATGCTGGAGCGCGACCGCCTGGAGTCGAAGAAGATCTCCAAGACGCAGGCCGTCACCTCGCAGATCCCCGACCGTGAGCTCGGCGAGAAGAACGTCCACATCGGTCCGTCCGACTACGTGGCGTGGCTCGACGACCGCAAGTGGGCCTACGTCCGCCTCGAAGGCCGCGCCTTCGGCGACGTCCCGCTGAACCTCGAGTACAAGCTTGAGGTGTGGGACTCCCCGAACTCCGCCGGTGTCATCATCGACGCCCTGCGCGCCGCGAAGATCGCCAAGGACCGCGGCATCGGTGGCCCGATCCTGTCGGCTTCGAGCTACTTCATGAAGTCCCCGCCGGTGCAGTACTTCGACGACGAGGCTTACGCGAACGTCGAGAAGTTCATCAAGGGCGAGGTCGAGCGCTAA
- the rpsF gene encoding 30S ribosomal protein S6 — protein MRHYEVMVILDPDLEERAVSPLIENFLSVVREGNGKVEKVDTWGRRRLAYEIKKKPEGIYSVIDLQAEPAVVKELDRQMNLNESVLRTKVLRPETH, from the coding sequence ATGCGTCACTACGAAGTGATGGTCATCCTCGACCCCGATCTCGAGGAGCGCGCTGTCTCCCCGCTGATCGAGAACTTCCTCTCCGTCGTCCGTGAGGGCAACGGAAAGGTCGAGAAGGTCGACACCTGGGGCCGTCGTCGTCTCGCTTACGAGATCAAGAAGAAGCCCGAGGGCATCTACTCGGTCATCGACCTTCAGGCCGAGCCTGCGGTCGTCAAGGAGCTTGACCGACAGATGAACCTGAACGAGTCGGTTCTCCGGACCAAGGTCCTTCGCCCCGAGACCCACTGA
- a CDS encoding transglycosylase domain-containing protein, which produces MSEHRRKPPQPEGGGRAAARRAAQQRPGRGAGPARDVPTASPSGPYAEPPGQGGRSGARRAASRGSSGRGRGGGRPGKRLINYPRSDKDGWQRFVPSWKLVCGTALGFFAVVTAGAGIGIASVNTPDPNKAAQAQNNVFFWEDGTQMVATGGSMNRQIVPIDKIPKSMQNAVIAAENESFETDKGVDPMGIARAVWNMAKGGSTQGGSTITQQYVKNTYLDSDQTLKRKVTELFISIKLGVSEEKDTILAGYLNTAYYGRDAYGIQAAARAYFGKDCKDLTPSESAFLASVLKGPNLYNPDGGVGTAATPEKNTERAKERWAWVLDREVAVGRMQKSERDQFTEFPKIVDSEQARSLSGQTGYLVDTAKKYVMKVTGLTAEEMARGGYQIKTTFQKPKVDALVKAVEDTRNNFLDEKARPEYDTFVQFGAASVDVKSGAIVALYGGPGMDKKYFSNNADTLGVPVGSTWKPYVLAAAMRYGTQNSHGDGISADSKYNANDLTVINNRDGKPLRDASGKPFKQKNESTYPYGYVTLNEAMEKSINVPFAQLVFDVGHSKVREMAQATGILKDSMNPNDDASFALGTSTPSAIRMADSYATFAASGTHHDPFSVTSVQKDGKELPGFGAPKETRAMDDAIADNVTKVLENVIDNGTGTKVRKLGFTRPAAGKTGTTDQNKSAWFVGYTPELSTSVALFRTDPNSTDKKLISMNGVGGVDSIHGGDIPAAIWTEYMKEALKGTPVKDFPEAEKIGVTADASGAPSPSPSFSPSPSPSMPSPSASSSPPVSPSPSKGGKPTCKPWELYCIPDTSGGTNSGNTNGGPGGGPGGPSGSPSGSPSGKPGRPGGTSWGTSMGASG; this is translated from the coding sequence ATGAGCGAGCACCGCCGCAAACCGCCGCAGCCCGAAGGGGGCGGACGTGCCGCGGCCCGTCGGGCCGCCCAGCAGCGCCCCGGCCGGGGCGCCGGGCCCGCACGCGACGTCCCCACCGCGTCGCCCAGCGGTCCGTACGCAGAGCCGCCCGGGCAGGGCGGCCGTTCCGGCGCGCGCCGGGCCGCCTCCCGCGGCTCCTCGGGGCGCGGGCGTGGCGGGGGCCGCCCCGGCAAACGACTGATCAACTACCCCCGCTCCGACAAGGACGGCTGGCAGCGCTTCGTACCGTCCTGGAAGCTGGTCTGCGGCACGGCGCTCGGATTCTTCGCCGTCGTCACGGCGGGCGCCGGGATCGGCATCGCGTCGGTGAACACTCCCGACCCGAACAAGGCGGCCCAGGCCCAGAACAACGTGTTCTTCTGGGAAGACGGCACCCAGATGGTGGCCACCGGCGGCTCCATGAACCGCCAGATCGTGCCCATCGACAAGATCCCCAAGTCGATGCAGAACGCGGTGATCGCCGCGGAGAACGAGTCCTTCGAGACGGACAAGGGCGTCGACCCGATGGGCATCGCCCGCGCCGTGTGGAACATGGCCAAGGGCGGCTCCACCCAGGGTGGCTCGACCATCACCCAGCAGTACGTGAAGAACACGTACCTGGACTCCGACCAGACGCTGAAGCGGAAGGTCACCGAGCTCTTCATCTCGATAAAGCTGGGTGTGTCCGAGGAGAAGGACACGATCCTCGCGGGCTACCTCAACACCGCGTACTACGGCCGGGACGCCTACGGCATCCAGGCGGCCGCGCGGGCCTACTTCGGCAAGGACTGCAAGGACCTCACCCCGTCCGAGAGCGCCTTCCTGGCCTCCGTGCTCAAGGGACCCAACCTCTACAACCCGGACGGCGGCGTCGGCACCGCGGCCACCCCCGAGAAGAACACCGAGCGGGCCAAGGAGCGCTGGGCCTGGGTCCTGGACCGCGAGGTCGCGGTGGGCCGCATGCAGAAGTCCGAGCGGGACCAGTTCACGGAGTTCCCGAAGATCGTCGACTCCGAGCAGGCCCGCAGTCTGTCCGGACAGACCGGCTACCTGGTCGACACGGCCAAGAAGTACGTGATGAAGGTCACGGGCCTCACGGCCGAGGAGATGGCCCGCGGCGGCTACCAGATCAAGACCACCTTCCAGAAGCCCAAGGTGGACGCCCTGGTCAAGGCCGTCGAGGACACCCGCAACAACTTCCTCGACGAGAAGGCCCGCCCCGAGTACGACACCTTCGTCCAGTTCGGCGCCGCCTCGGTGGACGTGAAGTCCGGGGCGATCGTGGCCCTGTACGGCGGTCCGGGCATGGACAAGAAGTACTTCAGCAACAACGCCGACACGCTCGGCGTCCCGGTCGGCTCGACCTGGAAGCCGTACGTCCTGGCGGCCGCGATGCGGTACGGCACCCAGAACTCGCACGGCGACGGCATCTCGGCCGACAGCAAGTACAACGCGAACGACCTGACCGTGATCAACAACCGCGACGGCAAGCCGCTGCGGGACGCCTCGGGCAAGCCGTTCAAGCAGAAGAACGAGAGCACCTACCCCTACGGGTACGTGACCCTCAACGAGGCGATGGAGAAGTCCATCAACGTGCCGTTCGCGCAGCTCGTCTTCGACGTCGGCCACAGCAAGGTCCGCGAGATGGCCCAGGCCACGGGCATCCTCAAGGACTCGATGAACCCGAACGACGACGCCTCGTTCGCCCTCGGCACCTCCACGCCGAGCGCCATCCGCATGGCCGACTCGTACGCGACCTTCGCCGCCTCCGGCACCCACCACGACCCCTTCTCGGTGACCAGCGTCCAGAAGGACGGCAAGGAGCTGCCCGGGTTCGGGGCCCCCAAGGAGACGCGGGCGATGGACGACGCCATCGCCGACAACGTCACCAAGGTGCTGGAGAACGTCATCGACAACGGCACCGGCACCAAGGTCAGGAAGCTCGGGTTCACCCGCCCCGCCGCCGGCAAGACCGGAACCACCGACCAGAACAAGTCGGCCTGGTTCGTCGGCTACACCCCGGAGCTGTCCACCTCGGTCGCCCTGTTCCGCACCGACCCGAACTCGACGGACAAGAAGCTCATCTCCATGAACGGCGTCGGCGGCGTGGACTCCATCCACGGTGGCGACATCCCGGCCGCGATCTGGACCGAGTACATGAAGGAAGCCCTCAAGGGCACCCCGGTCAAGGACTTCCCGGAGGCCGAGAAGATCGGTGTCACCGCCGACGCCTCCGGTGCCCCCTCGCCGAGTCCTTCCTTCTCCCCCTCGCCGTCCCCGTCGATGCCCTCGCCCTCGGCGAGCTCCTCGCCGCCGGTCTCCCCGAGCCCGTCGAAGGGCGGCAAGCCGACCTGCAAGCCGTGGGAGCTGTACTGCATCCCGGACACCAGCGGCGGTACGAACAGCGGCAACACCAACGGGGGCCCCGGCGGCGGGCCCGGTGGACCCAGCGGATCACCGTCGGGCAGCCCATCGGGCAAACCGGGCCGCCCCGGCGGTACCAGCTGGGGGACCTCGATGGGCGCCTCGGGCTGA
- a CDS encoding lipid II:glycine glycyltransferase FemX: MSLSLRTISREQHLGYLQSLPSASHCQVPAWADVKNEWRSENLGWFDQNDELVGAALVLYRQLPKVKRYLAYLPEGPVINWYAPNLEEWLQPMLAHLKQQGAFTVKMGPPVVIRRWNSAAIKAGIQDPDVKRLRDVEASVIEPRAFEVSDKLRRMGWQQAEDGGAGFGDVQPRYVFQVPLANRSLDDVLKGFNQLWRRNIKKAEKAGVEVVQGGYEDLPVWQELYEVTAERDKFRPRPLSYFQRQWTALNSEDPNRMRLYIAKHEGEPLAAATMLTVGQHVWYSYGASANHKREVRPSNAMQWRMLRDSYALGASVYDLRGISDTLDENDHLFGLIQFKVGTGGEAVEYVGEWDFPLNKVLHKALDIYMSRR; this comes from the coding sequence ATGAGCCTGTCCCTGAGGACCATCAGCCGAGAGCAGCATCTGGGATACCTCCAGAGCCTGCCCTCGGCTAGCCACTGCCAGGTCCCGGCGTGGGCCGACGTGAAGAACGAGTGGCGCTCCGAGAACCTCGGTTGGTTCGACCAGAACGACGAACTGGTCGGTGCCGCCCTCGTGTTGTACCGGCAGCTGCCCAAGGTGAAGCGGTACCTCGCGTACCTGCCCGAGGGCCCGGTCATCAACTGGTACGCCCCGAACCTGGAGGAGTGGCTCCAGCCGATGCTGGCCCACCTCAAGCAGCAGGGCGCCTTCACCGTGAAGATGGGCCCGCCCGTCGTCATCCGCCGCTGGAACTCGGCCGCCATCAAGGCCGGTATCCAGGACCCGGACGTCAAGCGCCTGCGCGACGTGGAGGCCTCGGTCATCGAGCCCCGCGCCTTCGAGGTCTCGGACAAGCTGCGCCGCATGGGCTGGCAGCAGGCCGAGGACGGCGGCGCCGGCTTCGGCGACGTCCAGCCCCGCTACGTCTTCCAGGTACCGCTGGCCAACCGCTCGCTGGACGACGTCCTCAAGGGCTTCAACCAGCTGTGGCGCCGCAACATCAAGAAGGCCGAGAAGGCCGGTGTCGAGGTCGTCCAGGGCGGCTACGAGGACCTGCCGGTCTGGCAGGAGCTGTACGAGGTCACGGCGGAGCGCGACAAGTTCCGCCCGCGCCCGCTCAGCTACTTCCAGCGCCAGTGGACGGCCCTCAACTCCGAGGACCCGAACCGGATGCGGCTGTACATCGCGAAGCACGAGGGGGAGCCGCTGGCGGCGGCCACGATGCTCACCGTCGGCCAGCACGTCTGGTACTCGTACGGCGCATCGGCGAACCACAAGCGAGAAGTGCGCCCCTCGAACGCGATGCAGTGGCGCATGCTCCGCGACTCGTACGCGCTCGGTGCGAGCGTCTACGACCTGCGCGGCATCAGCGACACGCTGGACGAGAACGATCACCTGTTCGGCCTCATCCAGTTCAAGGTCGGCACCGGCGGCGAGGCCGTCGAGTACGTCGGCGAGTGGGACTTCCCGCTCAACAAGGTGCTGCACAAGGCGCTCGACATCTACATGTCGCGCCGCTGA
- a CDS encoding alanine racemase, with protein MALTLYVDTARWRAHQKQIQDQFPGMIPVCKGNGYGFGHERLCEEATRLGADVLAVGTTYEAASIKDYFGGDLLVLTPFRRGEEPVPLPDRVIRSVSSLDGVRGLVGARVVIECMSSMRRHGISEQDLGQLHAAIEDVRLEGFALHLPLDRPDGSDAVEEVIGWMDRLRAARLPLHTMFVSHLRAEELARLQQQFPQTRFRARIGTRLWLGDHEATEYRGAVLDVTRVAKGDRFGYRQQKAASDGWLVVVAGGTSHGVGLEAPKALHGVMPRAKGVARAGLATVNRNLSPFVWAGKQRWFAEPPHMQVSILFVPSDAPEPKVGDELVAHLRHTTTQFDRVLDA; from the coding sequence ATGGCGCTCACGCTCTACGTCGACACCGCGCGCTGGCGTGCGCACCAGAAGCAGATCCAGGACCAGTTCCCCGGGATGATCCCGGTCTGCAAGGGCAACGGCTACGGCTTCGGCCACGAGCGCCTGTGCGAGGAGGCGACCCGCCTGGGCGCCGACGTACTGGCCGTCGGGACCACGTACGAGGCCGCCAGCATCAAGGACTACTTCGGCGGCGACCTGCTCGTCCTCACCCCGTTCCGGCGGGGCGAGGAGCCGGTGCCGCTGCCGGACCGGGTGATCCGCTCGGTGTCCTCGCTGGACGGGGTCCGCGGCCTGGTCGGCGCCCGCGTGGTCATCGAGTGCATGAGCTCGATGCGCCGTCACGGCATCTCCGAGCAGGATCTGGGCCAGCTGCACGCGGCGATCGAGGACGTACGGCTGGAGGGCTTCGCCCTGCACCTGCCCCTGGACCGCCCGGACGGCTCGGACGCCGTCGAGGAGGTCATCGGCTGGATGGACCGGCTGCGTGCGGCCCGGCTGCCGCTGCACACCATGTTCGTCAGCCACCTGCGGGCCGAGGAGCTGGCCCGCCTCCAGCAGCAGTTCCCGCAGACGCGCTTCCGGGCGCGCATCGGCACCCGGCTGTGGCTGGGCGACCACGAGGCGACCGAGTACCGCGGCGCCGTCCTGGACGTCACGCGCGTCGCCAAGGGCGACCGGTTCGGCTACCGCCAGCAGAAGGCCGCCTCCGACGGCTGGCTGGTCGTGGTCGCGGGCGGCACCTCGCACGGGGTGGGCCTGGAAGCCCCCAAGGCCCTGCACGGCGTGATGCCGCGCGCGAAGGGCGTGGCCCGGGCCGGTCTGGCGACCGTGAACCGCAACCTGTCGCCGTTCGTGTGGGCGGGCAAGCAGCGCTGGTTCGCGGAGCCCCCGCACATGCAGGTGTCGATCCTGTTCGTGCCGTCGGACGCCCCCGAGCCGAAGGTCGGCGACGAGCTGGTGGCGCACCTGCGCCACACCACCACGCAGTTCGACCGGGTGCTCGACGCCTGA
- a CDS encoding single-stranded DNA-binding protein → MAGETVITVVGNLVDDPELRFTPSGAAVAKFRVASTPRTFDRQTNEWKDGESLFLTCSVWRQAAENVAESLQRGMRVIVQGRLRQRSYEDREGVKRTVYELDVEEVGPSLKNATAKVAKTTGRGGQGGYGGGGQQQQGGGGGWGGAPSGGAPQGGGAPSDDPWASSAPAGGQQQGGGGGWGGSSGGSNGGYSDEPPF, encoded by the coding sequence ATGGCAGGCGAGACCGTCATCACGGTCGTCGGCAATCTCGTCGACGACCCCGAGCTGCGCTTCACCCCCTCGGGTGCGGCGGTCGCGAAGTTCCGTGTCGCGTCCACCCCCCGCACCTTCGACCGCCAGACCAACGAGTGGAAGGACGGCGAGAGCCTGTTCCTGACCTGCTCGGTGTGGCGGCAGGCGGCCGAGAACGTCGCCGAGTCCCTTCAGCGGGGCATGCGCGTCATCGTGCAGGGCCGGCTGAGGCAGCGGTCGTACGAAGACCGTGAGGGTGTCAAGCGCACGGTCTACGAGCTGGACGTCGAGGAAGTCGGCCCCAGCCTGAAGAACGCCACGGCCAAGGTCGCCAAGACCACCGGTCGCGGTGGTCAGGGCGGGTACGGCGGCGGCGGCCAGCAGCAGCAGGGTGGCGGCGGTGGCTGGGGCGGAGCCCCCAGCGGCGGCGCCCCGCAGGGCGGCGGAGCTCCCTCCGACGACCCGTGGGCGTCCAGCGCGCCGGCCGGCGGCCAGCAGCAGGGCGGCGGGGGCGGCTGGGGCGGAAGCTCCGGCGGCTCCAACGGCGGCTACTCGGACGAGCCTCCCTTCTAG
- the rpsR gene encoding 30S ribosomal protein S18: MAKPPVRKPKKKVCAFCKDKTAYVDYKDTNMLRKFISDRGKIRARRVTGNCTQHQRDVATAVKNSREMALLPYTSTAR; the protein is encoded by the coding sequence ATGGCGAAGCCGCCTGTGCGCAAGCCTAAGAAGAAGGTCTGCGCATTCTGCAAGGACAAGACCGCGTACGTGGACTACAAGGACACGAACATGCTGCGGAAGTTCATTTCCGACCGCGGCAAGATCCGTGCCCGCCGCGTCACCGGCAACTGCACGCAGCACCAGCGTGACGTCGCCACGGCCGTGAAGAACAGCCGTGAGATGGCGCTGCTGCCCTACACGTCCACCGCGCGATAA
- the rplI gene encoding 50S ribosomal protein L9, whose protein sequence is MKIILTHEVSGLGTAGDVVDVKDGYARNYLVPRGFAIRWTKGGEKDVAQIRRARKIHEIATIEQANEVKAKLEGTKVRLATRSGDAGRLFGSVTPADIATAIEASGGPKVDKRRVELAAPIKTLGSYQVSVRLHAEVAANVGVEVVAA, encoded by the coding sequence ATGAAGATCATCCTGACCCACGAGGTCTCTGGCCTCGGCACCGCCGGCGATGTCGTCGACGTCAAGGACGGTTACGCTCGCAACTACCTGGTCCCGCGTGGTTTCGCGATCCGCTGGACCAAGGGTGGCGAGAAGGACGTGGCGCAGATCCGCCGCGCCCGCAAGATCCACGAGATCGCGACCATCGAGCAGGCCAACGAGGTCAAGGCCAAGCTTGAGGGCACGAAGGTCCGTCTGGCCACCCGCTCGGGTGACGCCGGCCGCCTCTTCGGCTCCGTGACCCCGGCCGACATCGCCACGGCGATCGAGGCTTCCGGTGGTCCGAAGGTCGACAAGCGCCGCGTCGAGCTGGCTGCCCCGATCAAGACCCTCGGTTCGTACCAGGTCTCCGTGCGTCTGCACGCCGAGGTCGCCGCGAACGTGGGCGTCGAGGTCGTCGCCGCCTAA